From the genome of Candidatus Omnitrophota bacterium:
TGGGCTTATTTATGTTACCGGTGAAGTGGAGGCAGACAGTGATATTGGAGGAAATGTAGAAATTTCAGGGATGGTTATTTCCAACGGCGCACTGGACATCGCAGGAAATGCTGTTATAGGTTATAATGCGGATTCTATTCCCGGTAGCGTCCGAAATCATCTTTACGGAACACCACGGATGTTTAATTTTAAAGAAATAGCAAGTATCCCTTAGTGCAAATTATAACTATTTTCATAAATTATACCTATTTTCATAAAATTATAAAAAGATGGAGAACCTTAATAAACCCATAGAAGAAATTATGTTGGATAGCGGCTTAATCACTCCCCAACAATTAACCCAAGCAAAAGAAGAAGCGCAGAAATTCGGCTTATCTTTAGAAGATACTTTGCTAAGGCTGGGTTTTATCACCGAAGACGCCTTAACGAGTAAAATTGCCGAGTCTCTTTCTCTTCCCTATGTAAAATTAAGCAATTACCTTATTGACCAGAAAGTGATAAAACTTGTACCTGAGGAAATTGCCCGCAAACATAAGCTCATTCCCCTCTTTATGTTAGAAGATACTCTCACCTTAGCCATGGCAAACCCCCAAAATATTGTTGCCTTGGATGAAATAAGATTAAAAACAAAATTAAAATATGTGGATGTGGTGATGGCGGGGAAAACCGAAATAGAAAATGCCATCAACCAATATTACGGGGGAAGCGGCGATGTAGGGACAATCATTGAGGACATAAATATTGAAGAATTGCGTCGGGTTTCCGAGGACACTAGCCCCGAGTTACTTGCCCAGATTGCTGAAGAAACACCGGTAATCAAACTGACTAATCTCCTTCTCCAGGAAGCCATTAAAAGTAAAGCAAGTGATATCCACATTGAGCCCGAATTGAACATGCTTCGCGTACGCTACCGTATTGATGGCATTCTTCATGAAGCCTATAAACTGCCAAAGCAAGTCTCGGGACTAATTATCTCCCGCATAAAAATTTTAGGAGGTTTAGACATTGCCGAAAAACGCAAACCCCAAGATGGCAGATTCCGCATAAATCTAGACAATCGCGAGATAGACATCCGGCTTTCCTCCTTTCCCACGATGCATGGCGAGAATTTAGTGATGCGCATTTTAGACAAATCAAGCGTCTTGTTAAGACTGGTGGATCTAGGATTTGGTCTTCTTGACTTAGAAAAATTTAACGCGCTCATTCATGCCCCTTACGGCATAATTTTGGTTACCGGACCCACAGGAAGTGGAAAAACCACTACTCTCTACGCGGCACTCTCAGAGATAAACTCTCCGGAAATAAACATTATGACCATTGAAGACCCCATTGAGTACCAGATACCTCTTTTACGACAGACACAAATCAATCCCAAAGCAGGGCTAACTTTTGCCACCGGCTTAAGAAGCATCCTGCGGCAGGACCCGGATGTGGTGATGGTTGGAGAAATCCGTGATTTAGAAACCGCAGATATTGCCATTCAAGCGGCGCTTACCGGACACCTCGTCTTCTCTACTCTGCACACTAACGATTCAGCAGGAGCTTTAACCCGACTCATTGATATGGGAATTGAACCATTTTTGGTTTCCAGTTCGGTAATTGGAGTAATTGCCCAGCGTCTGGTGCGGATAATCTGTCCCCAC
Proteins encoded in this window:
- the gspE gene encoding type II secretion system ATPase GspE; the protein is MENLNKPIEEIMLDSGLITPQQLTQAKEEAQKFGLSLEDTLLRLGFITEDALTSKIAESLSLPYVKLSNYLIDQKVIKLVPEEIARKHKLIPLFMLEDTLTLAMANPQNIVALDEIRLKTKLKYVDVVMAGKTEIENAINQYYGGSGDVGTIIEDINIEELRRVSEDTSPELLAQIAEETPVIKLTNLLLQEAIKSKASDIHIEPELNMLRVRYRIDGILHEAYKLPKQVSGLIISRIKILGGLDIAEKRKPQDGRFRINLDNREIDIRLSSFPTMHGENLVMRILDKSSVLLRLVDLGFGLLDLEKFNALIHAPYGIILVTGPTGSGKTTTLYAALSEINSPEINIMTIEDPIEYQIPLLRQTQINPKAGLTFATGLRSILRQDPDVVMVGEIRDLETADIAIQAALTGHLVFSTLHTNDSAGALTRLIDMGIEPFLVSSSVIGVIAQRLVRIICPHCKVEYTSPEEVLKNLNLEPKSGEKFYRGAGCEKCKKTGYSGRKGIFEVLVINEEIRKLIVSKASASVIKQTAVSQGMTTLMGDGLNKARMGITTLEEVLRLTKLEE